The following coding sequences are from one Haloarcula taiwanensis window:
- a CDS encoding cytochrome C biogenesis protein yields the protein MAGVAVLGTLVFAASAGVGTFFAPCAFPLLPGYVGYYMRESDGNVGMLPPATAAAGGAFVALTLVALLVLALGQPLKNALPILEPVIGLALAVFGVAMLLNREPELHVPLPQRPASVTGFGVFGAVYAIAAAGCVVPLFFGVVTQALALPVHVSALVLAAYALGVALPLVGVTLLAGVGIGIWRTFGKYLQRIHQIAAVVMILAGGGQIYLSVFELGVVSL from the coding sequence ATGGCTGGCGTTGCTGTACTCGGGACACTCGTGTTCGCCGCGAGCGCCGGCGTCGGGACGTTCTTCGCCCCGTGTGCGTTCCCGCTTCTCCCGGGGTACGTCGGATATTACATGCGCGAAAGTGACGGGAATGTCGGTATGCTGCCACCCGCAACTGCCGCTGCTGGCGGAGCCTTTGTCGCGCTCACCCTCGTTGCGCTGCTCGTCCTCGCTCTCGGGCAGCCACTAAAGAACGCACTCCCGATACTCGAACCGGTGATCGGACTCGCTCTGGCCGTGTTCGGCGTTGCGATGCTCCTGAACCGCGAGCCCGAACTCCACGTCCCGCTGCCACAGCGACCAGCGTCAGTAACTGGATTCGGCGTGTTTGGGGCTGTGTATGCAATCGCCGCAGCCGGCTGTGTCGTGCCGCTGTTCTTCGGCGTAGTCACCCAGGCGCTTGCACTGCCAGTTCACGTGAGCGCTCTCGTTCTAGCGGCATACGCGCTCGGGGTCGCGCTTCCGCTTGTCGGCGTGACACTCCTTGCAGGCGTTGGCATCGGCATCTGGCGCACTTTTGGCAAGTACCTGCAACGGATACACCAGATCGCAGCCGTCGTGATGATACTCGCCGGCGGCGGGCAGATTTACCTCTCAGTGTTCGAACTGGGCGTGGTGTCGCTTTAA
- a CDS encoding thioredoxin → MNRRQVVAAITGLGLSGGSLWVAQNGLSGIQSRDTDQLPVRVETLGARGSSAGETRVPTPGTVTVVDLFATWCAPCDDQLKILDAIRPEYADVSFVSVTNERPSETLTRADISEWWNRNGGAWTVGLDPGSELLAAFGADGLPYIAIVDENGIVQFGHSGLADEKTLRDELDALV, encoded by the coding sequence GTGAACCGTCGGCAGGTCGTCGCGGCGATAACCGGGCTCGGCCTCTCTGGCGGGAGTCTCTGGGTTGCACAGAATGGCCTGTCGGGTATCCAGTCCCGGGACACAGACCAGCTTCCGGTCCGTGTGGAAACCCTCGGTGCACGCGGCTCGTCAGCAGGCGAGACACGCGTGCCGACGCCGGGAACCGTCACAGTGGTCGACCTGTTCGCCACGTGGTGTGCGCCCTGTGACGACCAGCTCAAGATTCTCGACGCGATCCGACCTGAGTACGCCGACGTGTCATTCGTCTCAGTGACGAACGAACGGCCGAGTGAGACTCTGACGAGGGCAGACATCAGCGAATGGTGGAATCGCAACGGCGGTGCCTGGACTGTCGGACTGGACCCCGGAAGCGAACTGCTGGCGGCGTTCGGGGCGGACGGACTTCCGTACATCGCGATTGTCGACGAGAACGGTATCGTCCAGTTCGGTCACAGCGGGCTTGCCGATGAAAAAACGCTTCGAGACGAACTTGACGCGCTGGTGTAA
- a CDS encoding SCO family protein has translation MRRRTVLKSTGAVGTIVGVAGCLGGSRFGDSNPDVVLEEPDREFESSDVPYPAWGEQIPDVRVATPTEARKVPLRDIETPTLLTFFYSHCQTVCPVLISTQRNIQSHAQNNGYADSVTFLPMTFDPVRDTAKRLAAYADKMNVNVDSENWQFLRPASKQRAKAIIQDQFGVMFQRTTPKDMDMYMFTHTALTLLVNADGFVERAYRSKSPDVESIIADLKTVRNA, from the coding sequence ATGCGCCGACGGACGGTTCTCAAGTCGACGGGTGCGGTTGGAACAATTGTCGGAGTCGCCGGGTGTCTTGGCGGTAGTCGCTTCGGCGATTCGAACCCAGATGTCGTCCTCGAAGAGCCCGACCGGGAGTTCGAGAGCAGCGACGTTCCGTATCCCGCCTGGGGTGAGCAAATCCCGGACGTACGTGTCGCCACACCGACCGAGGCACGCAAGGTCCCGTTGCGAGACATTGAAACGCCGACTCTCCTCACGTTTTTTTACAGCCACTGCCAGACTGTGTGTCCAGTTCTCATCTCGACGCAGCGAAACATCCAGAGCCACGCACAGAACAACGGCTATGCGGATTCGGTCACGTTCCTCCCGATGACATTCGACCCCGTCCGTGATACCGCAAAACGACTCGCGGCGTATGCTGACAAGATGAACGTCAACGTTGATAGCGAGAACTGGCAGTTCCTTCGACCAGCGTCGAAGCAGCGAGCCAAGGCTATCATACAGGACCAGTTCGGAGTCATGTTCCAGCGGACTACACCCAAGGACATGGATATGTACATGTTCACGCACACAGCCCTGACCCTACTGGTCAACGCTGATGGGTTCGTCGAGCGTGCGTATCGCTCGAAGTCACCGGACGTAGAGAGTATTATTGCCGACCTGAAGACGGTGAGAAACGCGTGA
- a CDS encoding formamidase yields the protein MPETKFEVDVDSAPDEQPGANPFNRWHPDIPAVVEADPGESMRLEALDWTGGQITDNDDANEVRDVDLSQVHYLAGPVHVNGAEPGDLLKVEFHDMGPLNDRSEFGFTGTFSQQNGGGFLTDHFPKAAKSIWDIDGYTVSSRHIPDVEYEGKIHPGLAGCAPSEELLEAWNEREQELIDKHAEDPESIPNHPTGEEEPGVANPPTPNGALMGEMNPDDAEEAAEVAARTVPPREHGGNHDIKDLSIGSTVYFPVYVDGAKFGIGDFHASQGDGEISFCGAIEMAAYVDLEFDLVKDGMEKFGVDHPIFEPGHRGPNFEDYVTFCGYSVTEDGEQKYIDSHTAYRRACLQAIDYLKQFGYTGQQALHILGTVPVEGRQSGVVDVPNACSTLALPTGAFEFDASPEGIEHNSADRGDICVTDNPLQ from the coding sequence ATGCCAGAAACGAAGTTCGAGGTAGATGTCGACAGTGCGCCAGATGAACAGCCGGGCGCGAATCCGTTCAATCGGTGGCACCCGGATATCCCGGCGGTCGTCGAAGCGGACCCCGGCGAGAGCATGCGACTCGAGGCCCTAGACTGGACCGGCGGACAGATAACGGACAATGACGACGCCAACGAGGTCCGTGACGTGGACCTCTCGCAGGTCCACTATCTCGCGGGTCCCGTCCACGTAAACGGTGCCGAGCCGGGCGACCTGCTGAAAGTCGAGTTCCACGACATGGGGCCGCTCAACGACCGCTCGGAGTTCGGTTTCACTGGGACGTTCTCCCAGCAGAACGGCGGCGGCTTCCTGACCGACCACTTCCCCAAGGCGGCAAAGTCCATCTGGGACATCGACGGCTACACGGTATCATCGCGCCACATCCCCGATGTCGAATACGAGGGGAAGATTCATCCCGGCCTCGCAGGCTGTGCACCCAGCGAGGAACTGCTTGAAGCGTGGAACGAACGCGAGCAGGAACTCATCGACAAACACGCCGAGGACCCCGAGTCGATCCCGAACCATCCGACCGGTGAGGAAGAGCCCGGCGTGGCGAACCCGCCAACGCCCAACGGCGCGCTCATGGGCGAGATGAACCCCGATGATGCCGAGGAGGCGGCGGAGGTCGCGGCCCGAACCGTTCCGCCCCGGGAACACGGCGGGAACCACGACATCAAGGACCTCTCCATCGGCTCGACGGTGTACTTCCCAGTCTACGTCGATGGCGCGAAGTTCGGCATCGGCGACTTCCACGCCTCGCAGGGCGACGGCGAGATATCCTTCTGTGGCGCTATCGAGATGGCCGCCTACGTCGATCTCGAATTCGACCTCGTGAAAGACGGGATGGAGAAGTTCGGCGTCGACCACCCCATCTTCGAGCCGGGCCATCGCGGACCGAACTTCGAGGACTACGTCACCTTCTGTGGCTACTCAGTCACGGAGGACGGCGAGCAGAAGTACATCGACTCCCACACCGCCTACCGGCGGGCCTGTCTTCAGGCCATCGACTACCTCAAGCAGTTCGGCTACACCGGCCAGCAGGCCCTGCACATCCTCGGCACCGTCCCCGTCGAGGGCCGCCAGAGCGGCGTCGTGGACGTGCCAAACGCCTGCTCGACGCTGGCGCTCCCGACGGGCGCGTTCGAGTTCGACGCGTCCCCAGAGGGTATCGAACACAATAGCGCTGACCGCGGTGACATCTGTGTCACTGACAACCCACTGCAATGA
- a CDS encoding thermosome subunit alpha, which yields MLGETTDDGTDEPDPALTAAGKLADTIRTTLGPSGLDKMVVGENGTVIVTNDGSKIIEWIDITHPVGRLVEQAATAQDSAVGDGTTTTVVLVGALLEEAAALRSDGLHPTTIIDGYVRAAETALDHLEQYERSVYSRHDDRLAQIAKTAVTGRWDDTSTERFGELALSALQAVEFDTSRLTLKSYPGGELRESVCLDGVVVDLETSSTSLEALSHPSIQTHDEPTIGMVDAEIGIEEPNHMESVELQDTTQRSAFQAHEQDRRTELIAQVVQSGATVLFCQKSIDEAVRTALVQRGVLPVERTRRDEFDVIARATGSTPVMAVDELTADTTGTVASVTERTVGTSQTLTLQGCPEEQRATLLLRGGTPHVADEVRRIAADCIDVTRVTLDDGAFVPGGGAVPTALAMDLAALSSGIPDRTQLVFEGFGTALEAIPRTLATNAGTDPLNTLTGIKQRHDAGAEAIGVGSDGHPRDMIAAGVLEPSTVFTSALQRAVAVVTQILRVDDIVRTTEDGRSTTNEHDHTHAARGGYPWAVGH from the coding sequence ATGTTGGGAGAGACGACTGACGACGGTACTGACGAGCCAGACCCCGCACTGACCGCCGCAGGTAAACTCGCTGACACAATCCGAACGACACTCGGGCCCAGCGGGCTGGACAAGATGGTCGTCGGCGAAAACGGGACGGTCATCGTCACGAACGACGGGTCGAAAATCATCGAGTGGATAGATATCACGCATCCCGTCGGTCGGCTGGTCGAACAGGCCGCGACTGCACAGGACAGTGCTGTCGGGGACGGGACGACGACAACAGTTGTGCTGGTCGGCGCACTGCTTGAGGAGGCTGCAGCGCTTCGTTCCGACGGACTTCATCCAACGACAATCATCGACGGCTACGTCAGGGCTGCCGAGACCGCTCTTGACCATCTTGAGCAATACGAACGTAGCGTGTACAGTCGGCACGATGACCGACTGGCACAGATTGCGAAGACCGCCGTCACGGGACGATGGGACGACACTTCGACCGAGCGGTTCGGCGAACTGGCCCTCAGTGCGTTGCAGGCGGTCGAGTTCGACACATCGCGGCTCACGCTCAAGTCCTACCCCGGCGGCGAACTCCGTGAGTCCGTCTGTCTCGACGGGGTGGTGGTCGACCTAGAGACATCATCGACATCTCTCGAAGCCCTCAGTCACCCGAGCATCCAAACGCACGACGAGCCGACTATCGGGATGGTCGACGCCGAAATTGGCATCGAGGAACCGAACCACATGGAGTCAGTGGAGCTGCAAGACACGACACAGCGGAGCGCCTTTCAGGCTCACGAACAGGACCGGAGGACAGAACTCATAGCGCAGGTGGTGCAGTCAGGTGCGACCGTCCTGTTCTGTCAGAAATCCATCGACGAAGCGGTCAGGACCGCGCTCGTCCAGCGAGGCGTGCTCCCCGTCGAGCGAACTCGACGAGACGAGTTTGATGTCATTGCCCGAGCGACAGGGAGCACGCCAGTGATGGCCGTCGACGAGCTTACTGCGGACACCACTGGCACTGTTGCGTCGGTCACGGAGCGTACGGTCGGGACCTCCCAGACGCTCACGCTACAGGGCTGTCCCGAAGAACAACGCGCAACACTACTGCTCCGTGGCGGTACGCCACACGTTGCAGACGAGGTCCGCCGCATCGCGGCAGACTGTATCGATGTCACCCGCGTCACACTCGACGATGGCGCGTTCGTGCCCGGTGGAGGTGCAGTGCCGACCGCGCTGGCAATGGACCTCGCCGCTCTGTCCAGTGGTATACCGGACCGAACACAGCTCGTCTTCGAAGGGTTCGGAACCGCACTGGAAGCCATCCCACGGACGCTGGCCACAAACGCGGGCACGGACCCACTGAACACACTGACAGGCATAAAGCAACGACACGACGCCGGCGCAGAGGCGATCGGTGTCGGCTCCGATGGCCATCCCCGAGATATGATTGCAGCAGGTGTTCTGGAACCATCAACGGTATTCACGAGTGCACTGCAGCGGGCAGTCGCTGTCGTGACACAGATCCTCCGGGTCGACGACATTGTGCGGACTACCGAAGACGGGCGCAGCACCACTAATGAACACGACCACACCCACGCAGCGAGAGGTGGCTATCCGTGGGCAGTGGGGCACTGA
- a CDS encoding universal stress protein, with product MTDRQSILVPIRVLAGESVPEGVPELLAHSHVVLLGYHVIPEQTAPGQARLQFEDRATERLDEYEEIFESAGATVERRLVFTHDGQKTIDRMIAEHDCMAVLVPNATGPVNDVLVPVRGAVGVDRLARVVASVFGAMDADVTLYHVAAADTTDDDVRTLLGGITDRLVEFGMEPSTIETRIDRGRDPLDAIVDVANSFDTVVMGETDPSLTTFVFGMPAKQVANRFLGPVLIVQRERASAEKDG from the coding sequence ATGACGGACCGACAATCGATACTCGTCCCGATTCGCGTTCTTGCGGGAGAATCGGTCCCGGAGGGCGTCCCCGAACTGCTCGCCCATTCGCATGTCGTCCTGTTGGGGTATCACGTCATCCCGGAGCAGACTGCGCCCGGACAGGCGCGGCTGCAGTTCGAAGACCGGGCCACAGAACGACTCGATGAATACGAGGAGATATTCGAGAGCGCCGGGGCCACCGTCGAACGTCGGCTGGTGTTCACTCACGACGGCCAGAAAACCATCGACCGCATGATTGCCGAGCACGACTGCATGGCCGTTCTCGTTCCGAACGCCACGGGACCAGTCAATGACGTGCTGGTCCCGGTCCGCGGGGCCGTGGGGGTCGACCGGCTTGCCCGCGTCGTCGCGAGTGTGTTCGGAGCGATGGACGCCGACGTGACGTTGTATCACGTTGCGGCTGCAGACACGACGGACGACGATGTTCGGACGCTCCTCGGTGGAATCACGGACCGTCTGGTGGAGTTCGGGATGGAGCCGTCGACTATCGAGACGCGAATCGACCGCGGTCGGGACCCTCTTGACGCAATTGTAGACGTGGCCAATTCGTTTGACACGGTCGTGATGGGGGAAACCGACCCATCCCTGACGACGTTTGTGTTCGGGATGCCAGCCAAGCAGGTCGCCAACCGGTTTCTCGGGCCGGTGCTCATCGTCCAGCGTGAACGCGCCTCAGCGGAGAAAGACGGATAA
- a CDS encoding amino acid transporter: protein MPEQPVDVGPGGENVAGEAPAAEPEAVTDDAILHDDDVELERTIGLIGGLAIGIGTMIGAGIFVFPGLAAANAGLAATLSFAIGGLIALLVALPTSELATAMPRSGGGYYFISRSMGTAYGAIVGLGLWLGLMFASAFYLVGLGHYASAVFAELNIALPADPVIGIGLLFGAVLTALSIGGTENTAKLQNMVVGVLLAVLTVFLSYGVLDAVGVFGGGTVPEQFFSRGYFPVLTTAALVFTSYLGFAQVATVAGEIKQPGRNLPLAMVGSVLIVTVFYVVTIFVATSSFGAERLGEFGETAMVEVARDFLGLPGAVAILGAGLLATFSSANASILSASRAVYALSRDALLPRKASKVNLRYGTPHVALLAAGGPILVLVGTGRVELLAEVASFLHLIMYGLMCVALIVLRRRNPDWYSPSYRVPAYPVVPAVGALASFGLIAFMQPASIGIGIVVMLTSYLWYRYYAGDVTLKGDL, encoded by the coding sequence ATGCCTGAACAGCCTGTTGATGTCGGCCCAGGGGGCGAGAACGTCGCCGGTGAGGCACCCGCCGCAGAGCCAGAAGCCGTCACCGACGACGCAATCCTCCACGACGACGATGTGGAACTCGAACGGACTATCGGGCTTATCGGCGGGCTGGCAATCGGGATCGGGACGATGATCGGGGCCGGTATCTTCGTTTTTCCAGGGCTAGCGGCCGCCAACGCTGGACTGGCAGCGACGCTCTCATTCGCAATCGGTGGGCTGATCGCGCTGCTCGTGGCGCTTCCGACCTCCGAACTCGCCACCGCGATGCCACGGAGCGGTGGCGGGTACTACTTCATCTCACGGAGTATGGGGACGGCGTATGGCGCGATAGTGGGTCTCGGACTGTGGCTCGGGCTGATGTTCGCCTCGGCGTTCTATCTGGTCGGACTTGGTCACTACGCGAGCGCCGTGTTCGCTGAACTCAATATTGCGCTCCCGGCTGACCCGGTCATCGGTATCGGGCTGCTGTTTGGGGCTGTACTGACGGCACTGAGTATCGGTGGCACGGAAAATACGGCAAAGCTCCAGAACATGGTAGTGGGGGTCCTCCTCGCGGTGCTTACAGTGTTTCTCTCCTACGGTGTCCTTGACGCCGTGGGCGTGTTCGGTGGCGGCACCGTTCCGGAGCAGTTCTTCTCCAGAGGGTACTTCCCGGTGTTGACGACCGCTGCGCTCGTGTTCACGTCGTATCTGGGGTTCGCTCAGGTCGCCACTGTCGCGGGCGAAATCAAACAGCCGGGTCGGAATCTCCCACTGGCGATGGTGGGCTCAGTCCTGATCGTCACTGTGTTTTACGTTGTCACGATTTTCGTTGCGACCAGCTCGTTCGGCGCGGAACGTCTGGGGGAGTTCGGGGAGACAGCGATGGTCGAAGTCGCCCGTGACTTCCTCGGGTTGCCCGGGGCGGTCGCGATACTGGGTGCAGGACTGCTGGCGACGTTTTCCAGCGCGAACGCGTCGATTCTCAGTGCTTCGCGGGCAGTCTACGCGCTGAGCCGCGATGCATTGCTCCCCAGAAAGGCGAGCAAGGTCAACCTCAGGTACGGCACACCACACGTCGCGTTGCTCGCTGCTGGCGGACCGATACTGGTCCTTGTCGGGACTGGCCGGGTCGAACTCCTCGCGGAAGTCGCTTCGTTCCTCCATTTGATCATGTACGGGCTGATGTGCGTTGCGCTGATCGTGTTGCGCCGTCGCAATCCCGATTGGTACTCGCCCAGCTATCGAGTGCCGGCCTATCCGGTGGTTCCGGCCGTAGGTGCGCTCGCGAGTTTCGGACTGATCGCCTTTATGCAGCCCGCGTCAATCGGCATCGGCATCGTGGTCATGCTCACCTCGTACCTCTGGTACCGTTATTACGCTGGGGACGTGACGCTAAAGGGAGATCTCTGA
- a CDS encoding oxidoreductase, translating into MFPAIHRQVVAIQPELDGRTALVTGSAKRVGREMLLELAAAGADVAVHYRTSEEAAAETAATARNHGVEATTVEGDVTEPDAVDSLFSDCESELGDVDILVNAVGPLPQGRWDELSLDEWRTAVAGCLFSTYLCSQRALPSMRAAGWGRIINFGVADARDDRAVPMNFPYFAAKKAVLQFTRTVAYDTQDDGITVNAVSPFAVENTVVDVSEFPRGRAATFEDVAAPILFFCSDAAAYISGQNVAVDGGRLQEA; encoded by the coding sequence ATGTTTCCCGCCATACATCGACAGGTGGTAGCAATTCAGCCGGAGCTAGACGGGCGTACTGCTCTCGTGACAGGGTCTGCAAAGCGGGTCGGTCGTGAGATGCTCCTTGAGTTAGCGGCCGCCGGTGCCGATGTCGCCGTGCACTACCGGACGAGCGAAGAGGCAGCGGCGGAGACAGCAGCCACCGCACGGAATCACGGCGTCGAGGCAACCACGGTAGAAGGCGACGTAACGGAGCCCGACGCCGTTGATTCGCTGTTCTCGGACTGTGAGTCGGAACTAGGTGATGTCGATATCTTGGTCAACGCAGTAGGTCCGCTCCCGCAGGGGCGGTGGGACGAGCTGTCCCTCGATGAGTGGCGAACCGCCGTTGCGGGGTGTCTATTCTCGACGTATCTGTGTTCGCAGCGAGCGCTCCCATCAATGCGCGCAGCCGGCTGGGGACGGATTATCAACTTCGGCGTGGCAGATGCCCGTGATGACAGGGCAGTCCCGATGAACTTCCCGTACTTCGCAGCAAAGAAGGCAGTCCTGCAGTTCACGCGAACAGTGGCATATGATACGCAGGACGACGGGATTACGGTCAACGCCGTGTCGCCATTCGCGGTCGAGAACACTGTCGTGGATGTCTCGGAGTTCCCGCGTGGGCGGGCGGCCACGTTTGAGGATGTCGCGGCACCGATTCTGTTCTTCTGTAGTGATGCGGCTGCGTACATTTCCGGCCAGAACGTGGCCGTCGACGGTGGTCGACTACAGGAAGCGTGA
- a CDS encoding glucose dehydrogenase produces the protein MDRRTFLAASGLTVAGTVTGCSAASNDQQGDGATTTDSGQRDMEATGVAVETVADGLESPWSVTPLPDGSRLVVTERVGRVVLVNPADGTVTPVNNAPSVYARGQGGMLDTALHPDFPNPSWVYLTYSKANDSGQSATHLGRGRLNVAAGQFEEFEQLHVAEPFVDSDGHFGSRVVFGPDGLVYLTVGDRQFKNFGPDHVAQDRTNELGTTLRLTPSGGIPNANPFTADPEAVDSIFSYGHRNAQGMTVHPDTGAIWQAEFGEQDGDEINIVERGGNYGWPVADEGCTYGSGEPIGVSHAERDDVIAPVYSWECGSGGFPPSGTTFYTGDAFSEWTGDLLVSGLASQYLARFTVTGRTVEEATPLLADRGWRIRDVAVEPDTGYILAAIDAPDAPIVRLRPA, from the coding sequence ATGGACAGACGGACATTCCTTGCTGCGAGCGGGCTTACGGTCGCGGGAACAGTGACTGGCTGTAGTGCCGCCAGTAACGACCAGCAAGGTGACGGCGCGACAACGACGGACTCCGGACAGAGAGACATGGAGGCGACTGGTGTGGCTGTCGAGACCGTCGCCGACGGACTCGAATCGCCATGGAGCGTCACGCCGCTGCCTGACGGCTCACGGCTGGTGGTCACAGAGCGCGTTGGTCGCGTGGTGCTGGTCAACCCGGCGGACGGTACAGTCACACCGGTCAATAACGCACCGTCGGTGTATGCACGCGGACAGGGTGGGATGCTGGATACGGCGCTCCATCCCGACTTTCCGAACCCGTCGTGGGTGTATTTGACATATTCGAAAGCCAACGACAGCGGTCAGTCGGCCACGCATCTGGGCCGTGGTCGCCTGAATGTTGCTGCTGGCCAGTTCGAGGAATTCGAACAACTGCACGTCGCAGAGCCGTTTGTCGACTCTGACGGCCATTTCGGGTCCCGCGTCGTGTTCGGCCCTGACGGACTGGTGTACCTGACTGTCGGCGACAGACAGTTCAAGAACTTCGGGCCCGACCACGTCGCACAGGACCGGACGAACGAACTCGGGACGACGCTTCGCCTGACGCCTTCGGGCGGGATTCCCAATGCGAACCCGTTCACTGCCGACCCGGAGGCAGTCGATTCGATATTCAGCTACGGCCACCGCAACGCACAGGGAATGACCGTGCATCCCGACACCGGCGCTATCTGGCAGGCCGAGTTCGGCGAACAGGACGGCGACGAAATCAACATCGTCGAACGGGGCGGCAACTACGGCTGGCCGGTCGCCGACGAGGGCTGTACCTACGGCAGCGGCGAGCCAATCGGCGTGAGCCACGCGGAGCGTGACGATGTTATTGCCCCGGTGTATTCGTGGGAGTGTGGGTCAGGTGGGTTCCCGCCCAGCGGCACGACTTTCTACACCGGCGATGCCTTCTCCGAGTGGACCGGCGACCTGCTCGTCAGTGGGCTGGCGTCGCAGTACCTCGCCCGGTTCACTGTTACTGGGCGAACGGTCGAGGAAGCGACGCCGCTCCTTGCCGACCGAGGGTGGCGAATCCGCGATGTCGCAGTCGAGCCAGATACCGGATACATTCTCGCGGCAATTGACGCACCGGACGCACCTATCGTGCGACTCCGCCCCGCCTGA
- a CDS encoding ribonuclease H: MDRHDAPARDRERLPAEPLSPLATRVDKLLALYRYELTPAIDAINAAVAGYGGLFDPETSAAEIRTVVDDLLESDPPSTHREAASTAVSQVVLYVDGSAHSNGPAGAGAVIQADETPIARLGRPVGSRTNNNVAEYAALHLGLQALATRCNPDSVEIRIDSMTVINHIWGNSESTVKATPYSTAITDHLSALPAHEWTHLADSDPNPADAQATVGADIAALGPG, translated from the coding sequence ATGGACCGTCACGATGCGCCGGCGAGAGACAGAGAGCGTCTCCCGGCGGAACCGCTCTCGCCGCTGGCGACGCGGGTCGACAAGCTGCTTGCACTGTATCGATACGAACTCACCCCCGCTATCGATGCAATCAATGCTGCCGTTGCCGGCTACGGTGGCCTGTTCGACCCGGAAACATCCGCTGCCGAGATACGGACTGTAGTCGACGACCTCCTCGAATCCGACCCACCTTCGACACATCGGGAGGCGGCCAGTACCGCCGTGTCACAGGTCGTCCTCTATGTGGACGGCAGCGCGCACAGTAACGGGCCGGCGGGTGCCGGCGCTGTAATCCAGGCGGACGAGACGCCGATTGCCCGGCTCGGCCGACCGGTCGGTTCCCGGACGAACAACAACGTCGCCGAATACGCCGCACTCCACCTCGGACTGCAGGCGCTGGCTACGCGGTGTAACCCCGATTCCGTCGAGATACGCATCGATTCGATGACCGTCATCAACCATATCTGGGGCAACAGCGAAAGCACAGTGAAAGCGACTCCGTACAGCACCGCAATCACTGACCACCTGTCGGCACTGCCTGCCCACGAGTGGACGCATCTGGCTGACAGTGATCCGAATCCGGCTGATGCACAGGCGACAGTCGGGGCCGACATCGCGGCCCTCGGCCCCGGATGA
- a CDS encoding thioredoxin-disulfide reductase, producing MYTDGQYDYDVAVVGGGPAGLTSALYTTRLGMDTIVINRGGGRAAMMTDTHNVIGVTEDVSGNEFLKTAREQVQDYGGTYQRGFVESVGSLADEDGFTVTTSGDELVVKRVVLATGFADERPDPPLPRTGKGLHWCLHCDAFMFVGEPVFVMGTGESAAHVAMIMLNYTDDVDILTRGEEPEWSDETQTMLDNHPVEIVETELSGKQTDDNGWLSAYEFEDGSVREYKGGFPMLGSDYHAELADELGLERNDDGTVAVDDHGETSVSGVYAVGDLTPGHNQLPVAMGEGADAGIAIHKDLRKYPRSVDDIESAGAVEETEVPAVSEDLFATALAHEGHAAGPRSEKPPGARADDD from the coding sequence ATGTATACTGACGGGCAGTACGATTACGATGTGGCCGTGGTCGGCGGTGGCCCGGCCGGGCTGACGAGCGCGCTATACACCACCCGACTGGGGATGGACACAATTGTTATCAACCGCGGTGGGGGCCGCGCTGCAATGATGACCGACACGCACAACGTCATTGGCGTCACCGAGGACGTTTCGGGCAACGAGTTCCTGAAGACGGCCCGCGAGCAGGTCCAGGACTATGGCGGCACCTACCAGCGGGGCTTTGTCGAGTCGGTAGGCTCACTCGCCGACGAGGACGGTTTCACCGTGACGACGAGCGGCGACGAACTGGTGGTCAAGCGCGTCGTGCTGGCGACCGGGTTCGCCGACGAGCGGCCGGACCCGCCGCTGCCACGGACTGGGAAGGGACTACACTGGTGTCTCCACTGTGACGCGTTCATGTTCGTCGGCGAACCGGTGTTCGTCATGGGCACCGGCGAGTCCGCGGCTCACGTCGCGATGATTATGCTGAACTACACCGACGACGTGGACATCCTGACTCGTGGCGAGGAACCCGAGTGGAGCGACGAGACGCAGACGATGCTCGACAATCATCCGGTCGAGATCGTCGAGACGGAGCTGTCCGGGAAGCAGACCGACGACAACGGCTGGCTATCGGCTTACGAATTCGAAGACGGCAGCGTTCGAGAGTACAAGGGCGGCTTCCCGATGCTGGGGTCGGACTACCACGCGGAGCTGGCCGATGAGCTGGGGCTTGAGAGAAACGATGACGGGACGGTCGCTGTCGACGACCACGGCGAGACCAGTGTCTCCGGCGTCTACGCCGTCGGCGACCTGACGCCGGGCCACAACCAGCTCCCGGTCGCAATGGGCGAGGGGGCGGATGCGGGGATCGCTATCCACAAAGACCTCAGGAAGTACCCGCGTTCAGTCGACGACATCGAGTCAGCGGGCGCAGTCGAAGAGACAGAGGTGCCTGCCGTCTCCGAGGACCTGTTCGCGACGGCGCTGGCCCACGAGGGCCACGCCGCCGGGCCACGCTCGGAGAAACCGCCGGGGGCCCGCGCTGACGACGACTGA